From Rhodopseudomonas palustris:
CCGCTGACGCCGACATTGTCGATGCGGCCGGGTCCGCTGCGACTGTCGCTGACCAACAATGCGGACAAGCGGGTGTTGCCGGCGGTGTGGGTCGCCGCCGACGCGCTGCATACGCTGCTCGGCAAGCGCAAGCCGATCCTCACCGCCAAGCGAATGCTGACCAACCAGACCTTCCGCGACGTGTTCAAGGCCGACAATCTCAGCCCCGACCAGCGGCTGAAGATCACCTCGCTGACCTTCCTGTTCACCGATCTCAAGGGCTCGACCGCGTTGTATCAGCGCGTCGGCGACCTCGCGGCGTTCGATCTGGTGCGGGCGCATTTCCGCGCGCTGCTCGAGATCATCGCCGCCGAGAAGGGCGCGGTGGTGAAGACCATCGGCGACGCGGTGATGGCGACCTTCAACCGCCCCGACCACGCGCTCGCCGCGGCATTGCGGATGCGCAAGGCGATGGATGCGCTCAACGAAGAGCGGGGTACGCGCGATCTGGTGGTGAAGATCGGCATTCACGAAGGCCCCTGCCTCGCGGTGATGCTGAACGAGCGGCAGGATTATTTCGGCCAGACCGTCAACATCGCCGCGCGCGTTCTCGGCCTCGCGAGCACGCAGGCGATCCACCTCACCGGTGCGGTGATCGACACGCCGGCGGTCACCGCGATCCTCGACCGCGAGGCGATCACGCCGATCGAAAAGCATGCGGCGCTACGCGGTATCGCCGACAAGGTGCCGGTCTATGAGATCTCTTAACGGATCGGTGACATTGCCGAACCGTCATGAACCCTGCCGGAACCCGGTCCGATTGCCAACGTTACGATTCCGCGCCATCAAACGAACCTGAGTTAGCCCCCTCGTCGCCGAGAGTTCGAAGCCGATGCTGGATAAACTGCGCCAATTCATCTCCGACGTCGTCTCGCCGACCGCGCCGGACGAACTGATCTTCGACGACGGCGGCTACCGGCTGGCCGCCACGGCGCTGCTGATTCACGTCATCTCGCTCGACGGCGAACCCTCCGAGGTCGAACGCAGCAAGCTGCACAAGCTGCTCGAGACTCGTTTCGACCTGGATTCGACCACCGCCGCCAGACTGATCGCCTCGGCGACGCTGGCCGAGGGCGAGGCGGTCGATCTGTATAATTTCACCAGCGTCATCATGCGCTCGGTGAATGAGCAGGGCCGGCTGCGGATCGTCGAGATGATGTGGGAGCTGGTATTCGCGGACGGCCAGGTCACCGAATTCGAGGAGAACGTGGTGTGGCGCGCTGCCGATCTGCTCGCAGTGTCGTCGCGCGACCGCGTCAATCTCAAGCGCCAGGTCGCCGCGCAGCAATCGGAAACCGATCCGGCGAACTAAGCCCGGGCAGTCTTGCGGGCACTACTTGTTTCTGAACTGTCATGATCGGCGGCTTCGATCTGGTTCTGGCCGCGAGACGGGGCGTCAGGCGCCCGATGATCGGAACCCTGGCCGCCAATTGCCTTGCACGCTGCTTGCATCTTGCATTAGGCCTAGTGATGATCCGGGGGTCATCCGGCCTCTCAACTCAAGAGTCCTTCATCGTGACTGAACGCGTGACGTTGATTACCGGGGCATCGGCGGGGATCGGTGCGGAGCTGGCGCGCATTTTCGCGGCAAATGCTCACAGAGTAGCCTTGGTGGCGCGGCGCGCCGATCGGCTCGAGGCGTTGGCCGCCGAGATCACCGCCAAGGGCGGCCCGGAGCCGATCATCATCGCCTGCGATCTGGCGAAGCCCGAAGCCGTCGACGAGATCGTGGCCCGGCTGGCCGCGGCCGGCGTCGAGGTGGAGTATCTGGTCAACAATGCCGGCTACGGGCTGTTCGGCCGTGCCGCGGAGATCGACCGCGAGGACCAGCTCGGCATTATCGACGTCAATATCCGCGCGCTGACCGACCTGTCGCTGCGCTTCGCCGACAGCGTCGCGAAACTGCGCGGCGGCATCCTCAACGTCGCCTCGATCGCCAGCTTCCTGCCGGGGCCGGGCATGGCGGTGTACTACGCCTCCAAGGCCTATGTGCTGTCGCTGAGCGAGGCGCTGCATCAGGAACTCGGCAAGAAGGGCGTCCGGGTCACGGCGATCTGCCCGGGGCCGGTGCCGACCGAGTTCCAGTCGCGGGCCGGCTTCGAACCGGGCTTCGATTCGGCGGTGCTCAACGTCTCGCCGGCCGAGGTCGCCCGCCAAGGCTATCAGGGGCTGATGAACAACCGGCGGCTGGTGCTGCCGGGCATCGGCATCAAGATCGTGCCGTTCCTGCTGCGGTTCTTTCCGCGCGGCTTCATTCTCGCCGCGGTTGGCGGCTATCAGCAGCGGCAGCGCTG
This genomic window contains:
- a CDS encoding adenylate/guanylate cyclase domain-containing protein, giving the protein MTDIRPLYAVLRQTTEAPVVDAIAHLIADGVDSELNRINVLEFATRTGLDEEKVIAGFLHAAQLGLFDMSWNVLCPGCSGVLDSHPSLKALRHDEYTCALCAKAYEASVDDQVEAAFTVSPSIRRIGAHDPDSLPLWDYTRQMFWSSGIELDEDVLARLSDQDTLGAAALQPGETTELTLDLPGEFIIVFEPVTHSAQFIDVAGEPSAEVQSVALNFERQHPLTPTLSMRPGPLRLSLTNNADKRVLPAVWVAADALHTLLGKRKPILTAKRMLTNQTFRDVFKADNLSPDQRLKITSLTFLFTDLKGSTALYQRVGDLAAFDLVRAHFRALLEIIAAEKGAVVKTIGDAVMATFNRPDHALAAALRMRKAMDALNEERGTRDLVVKIGIHEGPCLAVMLNERQDYFGQTVNIAARVLGLASTQAIHLTGAVIDTPAVTAILDREAITPIEKHAALRGIADKVPVYEIS
- a CDS encoding TerB family tellurite resistance protein encodes the protein MLDKLRQFISDVVSPTAPDELIFDDGGYRLAATALLIHVISLDGEPSEVERSKLHKLLETRFDLDSTTAARLIASATLAEGEAVDLYNFTSVIMRSVNEQGRLRIVEMMWELVFADGQVTEFEENVVWRAADLLAVSSRDRVNLKRQVAAQQSETDPAN
- a CDS encoding SDR family oxidoreductase, which translates into the protein MTERVTLITGASAGIGAELARIFAANAHRVALVARRADRLEALAAEITAKGGPEPIIIACDLAKPEAVDEIVARLAAAGVEVEYLVNNAGYGLFGRAAEIDREDQLGIIDVNIRALTDLSLRFADSVAKLRGGILNVASIASFLPGPGMAVYYASKAYVLSLSEALHQELGKKGVRVTAICPGPVPTEFQSRAGFEPGFDSAVLNVSPAEVARQGYQGLMNNRRLVLPGIGIKIVPFLLRFFPRGFILAAVGGYQQRQR